The DNA segment TTCACCGTCGTCAGCGGCGTAATTTCACTCGGCTTCATCACAATCGTGTTGCCCGCGGCTAACGCCGGCGCAATCTTCCACGCCGCCTGCAGCAGCGGATAATTCCACGGTGTAATTTGCCCGCACACGCCTACCGGCTCACGCACAACCTTGCTTTGGCTGTTCGGAATCGGAGAAGCGATCATTTCGCCTTCGTCCTTATCCGCCAAACCGGCGAAATAACGGAACACTTCCGCGATATCGGCCATGTCCGCGCGGCTCTCTACCAATGTTTTGCCCGTATCAAGCGTCTCGAGCTCTGCGAGCTCTTCCGCGTCCCGCTCGATCAACCGTGCAATCTCATGTACTTTTTTCCCGCGTTCGTTCGCCGGCACCTTTCGCCACTCGCCTTCATCAAAGGCGCGGCGTGCTGCCGCGATCGCTCGCTTCGCGTCCTCCTCGTTGCCTTCCGCTGCTGTCGCGACGACTTCTTGATTGTATGGATTAATGATTTCTCTTGTTTTTTCAGTGACGGATGCCGTCCATTTTCCGTCAATAAACATTTTTCTCATCGACTCGCTCCCTCCTGTTAAGTTTGTTAAATTTTTTCTTAACAAATTGAATATTTTCAACCTAACATAGGCATGCCCTCTTGTAAAGGTGGTTTTTTGTCCTCGCTTTTGGAAACCATCGTCTGCCTGATCGCAAAGCTTAATCCCTTGCGGCCATCCGGTTTGACAATGAAACTTAATGCGTTATAGTGATGAATGTGATCCGTTTGTTTAATCTATATTTAACAAATTGAACTTAATGAACAAAACCTTGCCTCTTGAAAGGGGGGAGTTTGTTGAGTAAACGAAACGACGCGCACAGCAAAATTGAAAAAGCCGAAAATACCGTGATTCAATCGATCGCCGAAACGATGGATTTGTACGGTGTAACCCCTTCAATCGGACGGCTGTATGCAACGATGTACTTCAAGCAAGAGCCGATGACCCTCGACAACATGAAGGACGACCTCGGAATGAGCAAGCCGAGCATGAGCACGGCCGTACGCAAGCTGCAGGACATTAACATCGTGCAAAAAGTGTGGCAAAAAGGGTCGCGCAAAGATTTATTCTTTGCAGAGAAAAACTTTTTCCGTTATTTCACGCAATTTTTCGGAAGCAAGTGGAAGCGCGAAGCGAAACTGAATTTAAATGCGATTGAAAGCGCCGAAACGTTGTTGAAACAAGTATGGGAAGACGATGCAGCCGATGCGAAATGGAAGCAGAAAGCCGAGCAAGATTTGCGGCAGCTTGAACAATATCGCAACTATTGCCGCTGGTTAGAACGGCTCGTGGCATCGATCGAATCAGGGGAGATATTTGAATTCCTGCCGGCGGAAGAACCAGATCCGAAACGAAAAAAAGAATCATGATTGATACGTGGAAGCCAGCAACACGTTATAAAATTAACGCAGGTATTGCTCGCCGATGCATAATCTCCTCATCCGGGACGCACATTAACCGATGAGGAGGCGAGCAAAAATGACCCATGAAAAAAACCAACAAAAGCGCGAACCGATCTCGCAAGCGGAAGACGTAGAATATTCGGCTAAATTCGCCGATAAAGACGACCGCGAAGCGCGAGAACGCGCAGAAAAAGCGGATCGACGCGCCAAACGCTAAAAAAGAGTTGCCAGTGAGGCAACTCTTTTGCTTTACCAAACAAATTCGGGCACAGCACGATGCGCCATCAAATAATCAAGACTTTTGAACGTATAGCCGCGCTTGCGGGCTTCGTCAATGATTTTCGCGAGCGCGTCAGCATTGTCTTTCGACACGGTATGCATCAAGATGACTGCCCCCGGATGAATTTGTTTCATGACGCTGTTATAGGCGTATTTCCAACCTTTTTGATTGTTCGTTTCCCAATCTTTGAAGGCGAGCGACCAGAAGACGTTTGTGTATCCGAGCTTCTTGCTTAGCGCAAGCGTTCTTTCGCTGAACACCCCGCGCGGCGGCCGCAAATATTCCATCTTTGTTTCGCCGGTAATTTCGGTGTACTTTTCTTTCACTTTGTTTAATTCTTTTTTCAGCCGTTCGTTGCTTACGTTCGTCAAGTCCGGATGATGCCACGAATGGTTGCCGACGATGTGCCCTTCCTTAACCATCCGTTTCACCAATTCCGGTTCGGTTTTCAAATAATGACCGGTGACGAAGAAAGCGGCAGGTACGTCTTTTTTCTTCAAAACGTCGAGGAATTTGCCGGTATACCCTTGTTCATAGCCGTTGTCGAACGTTAAATAAACGATTTTTCGATCGGTGTCGCCTTGAAAGACGCCGCCGTATTTTTGAAGCATCTCTGCAAATTCCGGTTCCGTCGTCGCCGGTTGATGATTCTTGCTTCGCTTGAAATACCAATCATGCGAAGCATTGCTGTACGGGCTGGCGAAAGCGAATTGCGGAACGGCAAGCATAAGCACACTAAGCCAAACGATAGCAAGTTTCACGGGTTGTTAACTCCTTTGCGTACGAATTCATAAGAAGAGGTTCTCTTTTATAAGTTGCGTCGTACGCGTGAAGTTATTCATTTTTCAGCGCTGAATTTCCGCTGCATCCAGCCGTCAATTTTTCTTACTTCTTTTTTCCCGAACGTGAAACCATAGACGATCAAAAGCACGATCACCAGCGTGAACCAATCGATTTGATGAGACATGATAAAATTCAATGTCCCCATGAGCACTTGCGGAATCACGCCTGTAACGGCGAAGGCTGCGACACCGAATTTAAACCATCGATCCGAACGCATCCCGTAGCGGGCATAAAACATAAAAAAGGTGGATGACCAGGCAAGCACTTCGAAACCGGCCAATATCCACCATTTGTATTGCATGAAAACTTCCATCGTATCGCCTCTTCATCAAACACTGTTCATATAAATATATACGACGATCCATACTCCCGTAAAGGCGATGTTGACGATCAACATTTTTTGCGCCCGTGGTTGTCCGCGATAGTTGAGCTGCAGCCCGAAAAAGACAACCCATACGACGAAATAGATGATCCAATACGCGAACAACCCGGGGCCGACGCCCGAGCCAATCAAATAAGCGGAAACGAAATGAACCAAAGTAAGTCCGGAAATAAGTACGAGAAACAGCCAATTGAAGGCATGAACTTGTCCTTTTGTCACGATCGAGCCACCCTTTTTACAATAGTTTCTTTATTCCTTTTGCGATGAGCAGGACTACGGCGGCGATCAGCAATAAGTGCACGATCCAGCCGAGAATGTGCGCGACAAGGCCGAGCAGCCAAAACAAAATCAATAAACCGATGATCGTCCAGAACATCATTGTTGCCTCCTTTACTCTCCCTTTAGTTTACCATTATTTTATTTTCGGGAGTATTTTCCTACAAATACATGTGCCAAATCGCTCATTTTCCCATCGACTTTCATATTTCACAAGGACTCAGCATTAACATGTAGAAAAAGATGATTGAGATCACACCGAAAGCGAGGTGAGGTTAATCAACGTCACCGTCACCGATGTAGCCGAACAAAAGAATCTTCTCCACCAATGGTATACGAATCCGGAGATTGAAGCGTTTCGGCATCCTCGGCATTTCCTTGCGAACAAGGAACCATCCGGCGAGCGGATGGATTTTCATTATCATTTCTATCAAGCCTTGTTCCACTACGACCAAGAGCACTACGAACGTGCACTCGATTGTTTGAATCAGGCCGGCCGCACCGTCTTTGAAATGGAACTCGAAGAGACCGGTGAATGGTATTTCATGCTTGCGGCTGTCTATCAACGGCTTTACGGATACGCTTTGTCCATGAAATACTGCGAGAAAGCGATGCACATTTTTTCGTGCAAACAAAATTTCCGCCGAATGGCCAGCTGCGAAAACTTGTTCGGCATTAACAATCAAGACATCGGGCAACACAACGATGCCGAGAACCATTACCGGGCAGCGATCCGGTTGTGCAGCCATGCCGATTGCACGTTCATGTACATGACGGTGTTCCACAATATCGGCGTCCTTCATTCAAAAAAGGATGATCCGATCACCGCTTTGTTTTATTTAAAAAAAGCCAACCGGCTGCTTTCGCCGGAAGATGTGACGAACCGGACGAAAAATTTGTATTTGCTGGCCTGCAATCATTTTATCATCGGAAATACGCAAGAAGCGAGCCGATGTTTCCACGAAGGGTTGAAAGTTGCGGCCGCCGGCAGCAATGAAACGTACGTGCACCGATTCGAAGCGTTGCGGGCGAAATATCTCCGCCCCGACGCTTTTGAAACGACATACAAAAAAGCGATTGCTTATTTCCTGCACCGGCAACGATGGGAATTCGTCATCGAGTACGGGGAAGAGCTCGGGCTTTATTACGGGAAACGAAAACGTTTCAAGGAAGCTTATGATTATTGTGATTTAGCGATTATCGCTAAAAATAAATTAGAAAAGGAGCGTGAGCTGGCTCATGATTAAAAGAAGAGGAGACGACAACGTCATCGCCTAATGAAAAAGCGGCTGCTGCCGCTTTTTTCATCATGGGGGCACGCCAACATGGCCTACATCGTCGACGTATTGGCAGGCATCGGATGGTTTTATTTGTTTCTGTTGCTGTTGTACTTCAGCGACCGCTGATCGCTCTGGACGAGGGGGAACGGTTCTATTTCCGCCAATTCATTCATAACAATCTAGTGACGAGAAATAGGTTGCGCCCTCGAACCTTCCGTGACAATTCCCCCGGCGTCCTGTTTCTCTTGATCCAAACCGCCCGTCCGCCATCTTTGGCGAACGGGCGGTTTTGTTTTACGGTTGCGGTTCGTCTCCGGTTGCGTACTTCAATGCCAGGTAATCTTGCACCGGAATCCATGCGCCGATGCCTTGATGGGTCACGTTTTTCACTTCAAGTTCCATCTTGCTTCCCGTCAGCGACAAATACACTTCGCCGTATGTCACCTTTCCCTTTTCGTTGACAGCGGGAACATAGCCGTACAAATACGATATTTTTTTCGGCTGCACGTTGTACGTTTGTTCCTTTTTCGTTCCCTTTCCAATTACGGTCTCAAACGACAACGGCAATCCCGTCTTCTCGGAAGCTTCTATCATCATCATCTTTTTCACTTCTTCGCCGTTCGGCACTTTCGCTGTCAAACCGCCTTTCACCTGCACTTCTTTCTCCTGGCGGTAGCTCATTTTTTGCGGTGATTTCCCGCCTCGGTTGTCGATTTTATTCACGTTCACCCGTTTGAACTCCCAATTGATGTTCGTTCTCTCGGAATCATAGTTCAACGGCCACGTACCGAGAAAAATTTTTGCCCGAAAGCCGATGGACGCTTTCGTTGGATTTACGGTCGTTTCGTTCAACATGCGAATCAATGTCGGATTTTCAATTTTGACGTCAACCGAATCGAGCAGCCTTTTGGCCAGCTCGCTCGGCTGCAAGCGAGGCAAATCTTGCGTCGGATTCGGATACGTGTTTTCTTTAGAAATCGTTACGACATAGTCCGGAATTTTCGTTTGTTCGTGATTGTCTTTGGCTCGATCATCCGCGGCTGCCGGCTGTACCAAACCGAACAGGCACAAAGCGATCGCGAAAATCACTGAAGCTTTCTGCACGAAGGGACCCTCCTTGAAAGTTTTTCTTATTTTTTTCGAACGGTCGCAGAATTATCCATATCCGAATGAAAATAGGCAAGCCGCGGATTATGTAAAATTATTTGCCGAAGGGGGACATAATCCACGCCCCGGGTGATCGTTCCAACGGTCAGGAGCAGCGGCGAATCCAATCCACTTGATGGATTTTACGTTTCACTTTTAAACGACTTTCCGAGTTCCGGGCCAAGACCGAAATAATGACGAAAATTATAGATGAGCGGGGACCATTTTTCCGGACTTACGTGATCTTTTTCGGTGACGATATCCTGGTGGGCATGCACACATACGGCGTCCACCTCGATCACCGCGAAAAAAGGCATATCATCCGGTATGCGAATATGTTTAACCACCGCTTCGATTTGCAACGGGCATTCGGCGACTCTGTCCGGCTGCACCTCACGTGACTGCTGCTCAGTCAAACCAGCCGCCGCAAACTTGTTTTTTTCATGACGATAACCGAGTTTTCGCTTCTCATCTGGTACTTCGCGACGTCCGGTAAACGGCGCGAGCGTCTCCACTTGGTGCCATAACGACGGGTCAGCCACATTTACGACGCATTCCCCGCAACGGTTTAAATTTTCGACCGCTTTGCCCTCGACTCCGAGTCCGAGCACGATGCGTCGGCCGAGCGCCCACGACGATGACATCGGTGTAACGTTCGTCGTACCGTCTTCATTCAGCGTGCTTAACAGCACCACCGGCGTTCCGTAATAAAGAATTTTCGGTTCGATGACGACGCTCTCCGGCAATATCTTGTTTTCAATCATAATCATTCTCCTCTTCATTCATGGTCCTTTCGATTGTAAACGATCAACATTTCGATTATCATCGAAATATGAATGTCAGCAGAAAAGGAGGGTGCCATCATGTTGCAAACGGACGGAAATTTAGCCGAAGCTGCTTCGCTTTTCGCAGATCCGTCGAGGGGAGCGATGCTCACCGCGCTCCTCGACGGCCGCTTCCACACGGCCTCTGAGTTGGCTTACATGGCCGGCATTAAACAACAAACGGCCAGCTACCACTTGGCGAAGTTGGCTGGCGGCGGTTTGATCAAAACGGAACAGCACGGCAGGCACCGTTACTACACGTTGGCAAGTCCTGAGGTCGCCGAAGTGCTTGAGACGGTCTTGTCCATCGCCAAACCCCCGGAAATTCGCTCTTTACGGCAATCGTCGCAAATGAAAGCCTTGAAGTCGGGAAGAACGTGTTACGATCATTTAGCCGGAGAACTCGGCGTCACGGTGACAGAGGCGATGCAGCAGGCCGGATTCATCGTGTTGGCGGAAAAAGAATGGCAAGTGACGGAAAAAGGAGAACGCTTTTTCGCGGAGTTCGGCCTGAACCTGCAAGCGCTTCGTAAGAAAAGACGTACGTTCGCGCGAGCTTGTTTGGACTGGAGCGAGCGCAAACACCATTTAGCCGGTGCGCTCGGATGTGAACTGACGAACAAGTGGTTTGAACTCGGGTGGATTGAGAAAATTGCCGACAGCCGGGCGGTAAAATTGACCGCAAAAGGCCGCGCCGGTTTTGCGAGCACGTTCGAGGCGCATATGTAAGACAAGTTCGCGGATAAGCGAAAGGTGCCGCCGTAAGCACTTTCGGCGGCACCTTGGCACGCAAGGACTTTCGCAAAACTTTTTTCAAACGCGAGACACTCCGTCTTCCGTGCGCAGCCTTCAATTTCTTCTCCCTCCTTGAACGTTACTCCTCGGCAAATGGAAGACCTGCGCCGTTTCACTCGTTAATTGCTTGAGCTTATTCAGCGCTTCCTTTATTCCTTCTTCTTTGCCGAGATAAAATTGGCTCTCCGCCGGAGAATCGGTTTTCTCAGCGGAAACTGCTTCGATTTCTTCCTCCAGCATTTTTTTCAAAATCGTCATTTCCAACTGCCCGACCGCTTGCTTGTCGGCTAATTTTTGCTGCCGTTTTTGTTTCTCATGCAACGATTTCTCGACGTACCGGTCAATGTCTTGTTCTTTAAAGCGGGAGGCGCCGGCGAGAACTTTCTTGTACGATTCCGTTTTGTCAGGAACCACTTGCAAAGAATGGTTTCGGTGTTCCACCAAAAAGCGGCACAACAGCTCTCCCGTTTGCATGTACTCGTTGTGAACAATCGAGTATTCGCCTTCAAACGAACCCGTTTCGGACAAGTACCGCCCGAGCAAACTATATTCGCAGCATTCCGTGCAATAGATGAGGTATTCCTGCACCTGCGTTCCCTCCTTGAAAAAAACCGTCCCCGAAGGGACGGCAGATGACCGTTACATGTCCATCGACGGGAGGCTCGGCGATTTTTTCTCTTTTTCCGGCCGCTCGCTCACGAGAGCTTCTGTCGTCAGGAACATCGCCGCAACGGACGCCGCATTTTGCAATGCCGTGCGCGTCACTTTTACCGGATCGATGATGCCGGCTTCAATCAAATTCGACCATTCTCCCGTCGCCGCGTTGAACCCGATTCCTTCGGATTCCTCTTTCAGACGCTCGACGATCACCGATCCTTCCAGACCGGCGTTTTCTGCAATCGTGCGCACAGGGGCTTCAAGCGCACGCAAGACGATCTTGAATCCCGTTTTTTCATCCTCCGATTGCTCGGACAGCTGCTTCGCAATCACCGGAATGGCTTGCACGAGCGCCGTTCCTCCGCCGGCGACAATGCCTTCTTCGACCGCTGCACGCGTCGCGTTCAAGGCATCCTCAATACGAAGCTTCCGCTCTTTCATTTCCGTCTCCGTGGCCGCGCCAACTTTCACAACAGCCACCCCGCCGGAAAGCTTCGCCAACCGCTCTTCCAACTTCTCCTTATCAAAATCCGACGTTGTCTGCTCGATTTGTTTCTTCAATTGCTCGATGCGTGCTTGAATATCGCTTTGTTCGCCCGTGCCGTCAATGATCGTCGTGTCATCTTTGCCGACACGGACTTGGCGTGCTTGACCGAGATGCTCAAGCTCGGCCGACTTCAACTCGAGACCGACATCTTCTGTAATTACACGTCCGCCGGTGAGAATCGCGATATCCTCGAGCATCGCCTTGCGGCGGTCGCCGAACCCCGGTGCTTTTACAGCTACACAATCGAACGTGCCGCGCAGCTTGTTGACGACGAGCGTCGCCAAAGCTTCCCCTTCGACATTGTCGGCAATAATGAGCAGCGGTTTGCGGCTTTGGGCGATTTTTTCAAGCAACGGCAAAAGGTCTTGCACGCTCGAGATTTTTTTATCCGTAATCAAAATGTACGGGTCTGCCAATTCGGCAACCATTTGCTCTTTTTCTGTCACCATATATGGCGACAAGTATCCTCTGTCAAACTGCATGCCTTCGACAACGTCCAATTCGGTGTCAAACCCTTTCGATTCCTCAACCGTAATCACCCCGTCGCGGCCGACTTTTTCCATCGCCTCGGCGATCAGCTCGCCAATCTTTTCGTCGCCTGCCGAAATCGCCGCCACTTGCGCGATCGACTCCTTTGTCTCGATCGGCCGGGCCGCCGATTTAATTTCCTCGACGACGAGACGCGTCGCTTTCTCGATGCCGCTGCGAATCCCCATCGGGTTCGCACCAGACGTGACGTTCTTGATGCCTTCGCGGATCATCGATTCCGCCAGCACCGTTGCCGTCGTCGTACCATCGCCGGCTACGTCATTCGTCTTGGACGCAACCTCTTGAACGAGTTTCGCTCCCATATTTTCAAACGGATCGTCCAACTCAATTTCTTTCGCAATCGTCACGCCGTCATTCGTAATCAGCGGTGAGCCGTACGATTTTTCAAGGACGACGTTGCGTCCTTTCGGACCAAGGGTCACTTTTACCGTTTTAGCAAGTTTTTCAACCCCGCGGAACATCGCGCGGCGCGACGATTCGCTGAATAAAAGGTCTTTAGGCATTTGCGATCAACTCCTTTTCCTCCTGAAGGTTGCCGGTTTTCGCCTCGTCAACGACCGCCAAAATATCGCTTTGCTTAACGATTAAGTACTTCTTGCCGTCCTTTTCTACCTCTGTCCCGGCATACTTGCTGTAAAGCACGACATCCCCCGTTTTCACTTCCATCGGGATGAGCTGCCCATTCTCGAATTTTCCTTTCCCCACGGCAACCACTGTCCCTTGCATCGGTTTATCCTGCGCTTTTTGAGGCAGGACAATACCGCCGGCCGTCTTTTCTTCCTGTTGACGGACCTCGATCACAACTTTGTCACCCAACGGCTTGAACATGTCCCACATCTCCTTTTTAATATGATTTTTTGTTAGCACCCGAACGCGTCGAGTGCTAACTTCAATTTCTATTTATAGTCATTTTTTCACGGTGATCAACGGCGGAAATCGCCGGAAATCGCCGGATTCGGCCGGTTTTGATGCGATTTGAACCCCCGATCTATTCATTTCTCATATTTTATTTTGTTTTCTTTTGTTTTTGAGTCAGGTGCGCCGGATAAATAACGGAACGACATGCGCTTATTTCAGCCTAATGAGCGATTGGCGAAAATATAGCGGAACGCTAGCTAGAACCTTATTTGCACCGAATCATCCGTGACATTCCGCTATTTTCTGCAGCATACGAATTTCACCGAAATAAGAGTGTCGAATTCCACTATATATTCCAAAACTGCAAAAAAAACCGCACCCGAACAGGTGCGGTCGCATTTATTTCCCCGGCCAGAACGCGAAGCGGCCAAGCACGGCGGTAATCGCCGGAACAAGCAAAGGGCGAACGATGAACGTGTCCAGCAAAACGCCGATGGCGGTGACGGTGCCGAATTGCACGAGCACTTGAAGCGGCAAAACCGCCAAGACGGCGAACGTGCCGGCGAGAATGAGGCCGGCGGAAGTGATGACACTGCCGGTTTCGTGAACGCCGGATGCGATGGCGTCCCGAAGCGGCATCTCGCGGCGTTTCTTCCAAATGCTTGAGATCATGAAAATATTATAGTCCTCGCCGAGCGCAACAAGGAAGACAAACGCGTACAGCGGAATGAGACCTTGCATCGCATCTTGGCCGTAGCCGAAATGAATGAGCAGCCAGCCGGCGCCGAGCGCGCTCAAGTAAGAAAGCACCACGGTCGCAAGCAAATAGACCATCGCGACAACCGAGCGCAAGTACACCAACAGGAGCACGGCGATAATAACGAGCACGACCGGAATGATAATCGCTTGGTCGCGGCTCGTCACCTGCTTCGTATCGTAAAGCGTTGCGGTTTCTCCGCCGATCCACACGTGATCGGCGGGACTGGCGATGCCGGCCGACGCTGCCGCCTCCTGCACCGCACTTCGCAATGCCGGAATCTTGGCGATCGCCGGCGTCGAATACGGATCCATCGCCAGCGTTACCTCGTATTGTTTTAAGGCTTCATTTGTTTTGCCCGTTCGCGGCTCTGAAACAGCCTTCACAAACGGCAGCGGCTGCAATTTTTCAGCAATATCGACATTCTTTCCTTCGGTATCAACAATCACTTTGACTGGAGCCAATTCCCCGGCCGGAAAATGATCTTGCAAAAGCGCAAACCCTTCACGTGAAGGCATCGTCTCCGGGAACGAATCAAGCAATCCATACGAATATTCGATTTTCG comes from the Bacillales bacterium genome and includes:
- a CDS encoding GbsR/MarR family transcriptional regulator; protein product: MSKRNDAHSKIEKAENTVIQSIAETMDLYGVTPSIGRLYATMYFKQEPMTLDNMKDDLGMSKPSMSTAVRKLQDINIVQKVWQKGSRKDLFFAEKNFFRYFTQFFGSKWKREAKLNLNAIESAETLLKQVWEDDAADAKWKQKAEQDLRQLEQYRNYCRWLERLVASIESGEIFEFLPAEEPDPKRKKES
- a CDS encoding YfkD family protein; the encoded protein is MVQPAAADDRAKDNHEQTKIPDYVVTISKENTYPNPTQDLPRLQPSELAKRLLDSVDVKIENPTLIRMLNETTVNPTKASIGFRAKIFLGTWPLNYDSERTNINWEFKRVNVNKIDNRGGKSPQKMSYRQEKEVQVKGGLTAKVPNGEEVKKMMMIEASEKTGLPLSFETVIGKGTKKEQTYNVQPKKISYLYGYVPAVNEKGKVTYGEVYLSLTGSKMELEVKNVTHQGIGAWIPVQDYLALKYATGDEPQP
- a CDS encoding flavin reductase family protein encodes the protein MIENKILPESVVIEPKILYYGTPVVLLSTLNEDGTTNVTPMSSSWALGRRIVLGLGVEGKAVENLNRCGECVVNVADPSLWHQVETLAPFTGRREVPDEKRKLGYRHEKNKFAAAGLTEQQSREVQPDRVAECPLQIEAVVKHIRIPDDMPFFAVIEVDAVCVHAHQDIVTEKDHVSPEKWSPLIYNFRHYFGLGPELGKSFKSET
- a CDS encoding lmo0937 family membrane protein, producing the protein MFWTIIGLLILFWLLGLVAHILGWIVHLLLIAAVVLLIAKGIKKLL
- a CDS encoding aldehyde dehydrogenase family protein, with product MRKMFIDGKWTASVTEKTREIINPYNQEVVATAAEGNEEDAKRAIAAARRAFDEGEWRKVPANERGKKVHEIARLIERDAEELAELETLDTGKTLVESRADMADIAEVFRYFAGLADKDEGEMIASPIPNSQSKVVREPVGVCGQITPWNYPLLQAAWKIAPALAAGNTIVMKPSEITPLTTV
- a CDS encoding metalloregulator ArsR/SmtB family transcription factor, whose product is MQTDGNLAEAASLFADPSRGAMLTALLDGRFHTASELAYMAGIKQQTASYHLAKLAGGGLIKTEQHGRHRYYTLASPEVAEVLETVLSIAKPPEIRSLRQSSQMKALKSGRTCYDHLAGELGVTVTEAMQQAGFIVLAEKEWQVTEKGERFFAEFGLNLQALRKKRRTFARACLDWSERKHHLAGALGCELTNKWFELGWIEKIADSRAVKLTAKGRAGFASTFEAHM
- the groES gene encoding co-chaperone GroES, which gives rise to MFKPLGDKVVIEVRQQEEKTAGGIVLPQKAQDKPMQGTVVAVGKGKFENGQLIPMEVKTGDVVLYSKYAGTEVEKDGKKYLIVKQSDILAVVDEAKTGNLQEEKELIANA
- the groL gene encoding chaperonin GroEL (60 kDa chaperone family; promotes refolding of misfolded polypeptides especially under stressful conditions; forms two stacked rings of heptamers to form a barrel-shaped 14mer; ends can be capped by GroES; misfolded proteins enter the barrel where they are refolded when GroES binds), with product MPKDLLFSESSRRAMFRGVEKLAKTVKVTLGPKGRNVVLEKSYGSPLITNDGVTIAKEIELDDPFENMGAKLVQEVASKTNDVAGDGTTTATVLAESMIREGIKNVTSGANPMGIRSGIEKATRLVVEEIKSAARPIETKESIAQVAAISAGDEKIGELIAEAMEKVGRDGVITVEESKGFDTELDVVEGMQFDRGYLSPYMVTEKEQMVAELADPYILITDKKISSVQDLLPLLEKIAQSRKPLLIIADNVEGEALATLVVNKLRGTFDCVAVKAPGFGDRRKAMLEDIAILTGGRVITEDVGLELKSAELEHLGQARQVRVGKDDTTIIDGTGEQSDIQARIEQLKKQIEQTTSDFDKEKLEERLAKLSGGVAVVKVGAATETEMKERKLRIEDALNATRAAVEEGIVAGGGTALVQAIPVIAKQLSEQSEDEKTGFKIVLRALEAPVRTIAENAGLEGSVIVERLKEESEGIGFNAATGEWSNLIEAGIIDPVKVTRTALQNAASVAAMFLTTEALVSERPEKEKKSPSLPSMDM
- the pdaA gene encoding delta-lactam-biosynthetic de-N-acetylase, encoding MKLAIVWLSVLMLAVPQFAFASPYSNASHDWYFKRSKNHQPATTEPEFAEMLQKYGGVFQGDTDRKIVYLTFDNGYEQGYTGKFLDVLKKKDVPAAFFVTGHYLKTEPELVKRMVKEGHIVGNHSWHHPDLTNVSNERLKKELNKVKEKYTEITGETKMEYLRPPRGVFSERTLALSKKLGYTNVFWSLAFKDWETNNQKGWKYAYNSVMKQIHPGAVILMHTVSKDNADALAKIIDEARKRGYTFKSLDYLMAHRAVPEFVW
- a CDS encoding YfhD family protein; its protein translation is MTHEKNQQKREPISQAEDVEYSAKFADKDDREARERAEKADRRAKR